A stretch of Pseudoprevotella muciniphila DNA encodes these proteins:
- a CDS encoding Na/Pi cotransporter family protein, with translation METTEDYLIVFIKIFGTLGLLIYGMKMMSDALQKMTGPQLRHILGRMTTNRVTGMFTGMLVTCAVQSSSATTVMTVSFVSAGLLSLSQAISVIMGANIGTTLTAWIMSLGYNVDLTNVVFPAFFVGMVFIYRKRYRNLGNFIFGIAFLFLSLVMLSAQGRELDLEHNESVVRFFASFDTDSYLTIIIFLTIGTFITCVVQSSAAVMAITIMLCSTGVLPIHLGIALVMGENIGTTATANLAALGANTEARRAALAHLLFNVTGVIWVLIVFYPFVDMVCSLSGYDPTIGGQVERLPIVLAMFHTCFNVCNTLLLIGFISQLERLVRWMLPMKSENQKEGFRMRYIGSGLMQTPELSLLAAQKETHYFASRVVEMFGKVENLLQTDEKDFDNLYEQISHEEDISDRTELEIANFLGQLSQDHLSDETKQKIRSILREISELESISDSCYKLARNIRRLHDSHLHLTEPLLQNVHKMMQLTTTALLQMQKVVKGYASSPNSREEIASDRRNRKDLKNTYCIENDINALRNRLKSENIAAFNHHEYDYTLGTIYIDIIMECEKLGDYVVNVVQARLVKK, from the coding sequence ATGGAAACAACTGAAGATTATTTGATTGTATTTATAAAAATTTTTGGAACATTAGGTCTGCTCATTTATGGTATGAAGATGATGAGCGACGCCCTGCAAAAGATGACTGGTCCACAGTTGCGACATATTTTAGGGCGGATGACCACGAACAGAGTGACGGGTATGTTTACGGGTATGTTGGTCACTTGTGCTGTGCAATCGTCTTCTGCCACTACAGTGATGACCGTTTCGTTCGTTTCTGCAGGACTGCTTAGTCTGTCGCAGGCCATCTCTGTTATTATGGGCGCGAATATCGGAACCACGCTTACCGCATGGATTATGTCGTTAGGCTATAATGTGGATTTGACAAATGTGGTTTTCCCAGCCTTTTTCGTAGGTATGGTATTTATCTATCGCAAGCGTTATCGTAACCTGGGCAATTTTATCTTCGGAATAGCCTTTCTGTTTCTCTCATTGGTGATGCTGTCGGCGCAAGGGCGCGAGTTAGACTTGGAACACAACGAGAGTGTGGTACGTTTTTTTGCATCGTTTGATACGGACAGTTATCTGACAATTATTATATTCCTCACCATTGGTACTTTTATCACTTGCGTTGTTCAGTCGTCTGCCGCAGTAATGGCTATTACCATCATGCTTTGCTCCACAGGAGTTTTGCCGATACATCTTGGCATAGCCCTTGTCATGGGAGAGAATATCGGCACTACTGCTACTGCAAATCTAGCAGCATTGGGTGCTAACACAGAAGCGAGAAGAGCAGCCTTGGCACATTTGTTGTTTAATGTAACAGGTGTCATTTGGGTGTTAATCGTGTTCTATCCTTTCGTTGATATGGTTTGCAGTCTATCTGGTTACGACCCGACTATTGGTGGTCAGGTGGAACGATTGCCCATAGTGTTGGCAATGTTCCACACATGTTTCAATGTCTGCAACACCTTGTTGCTCATTGGTTTTATTTCTCAACTGGAAAGACTTGTGCGATGGATGCTGCCAATGAAGTCAGAAAATCAAAAGGAGGGTTTCCGTATGCGCTACATTGGTAGTGGCCTGATGCAAACACCGGAACTTTCTCTGCTTGCGGCACAGAAAGAAACCCATTATTTTGCAAGCCGTGTTGTGGAGATGTTTGGAAAGGTAGAAAATCTCTTGCAGACAGACGAAAAGGATTTTGACAATCTGTATGAGCAAATATCCCATGAAGAGGACATCTCCGACCGTACGGAATTGGAGATAGCCAACTTTCTTGGTCAGCTCTCGCAAGATCATCTTTCAGACGAGACAAAACAAAAGATACGCAGCATACTCAGAGAGATAAGCGAACTGGAGAGTATAAGCGACTCTTGCTACAAGTTGGCGCGCAACATCCGTCGCCTTCACGACTCTCATCTGCATCTGACAGAGCCACTTTTACAGAATGTACATAAGATGATGCAACTTACAACGACGGCTCTTCTTCAGATGCAAAAGGTAGTAAAAGGATATGCCTCGTCGCCTAATTCTCGGGAGGAAATTGCCAGTGATCGAAGGAACCGGAAAGACCTTAAAAACACCTATTGTATAGAGAACGATATAAATGCTCTGCGCAATCGGCTGAAATCCGAAAACATTGCAGCCTTCAATCATCATGAATATGATTATACTTTAGGTACTATTTATATTGACATTATTATGGAATGCGAAAAGCTTGGCGACTATGTGGTCAATGTGGTACAGGCGCGCTTGGTAAAGAAATAA
- a CDS encoding succinate dehydrogenase/fumarate reductase iron-sulfur subunit, with amino-acid sequence MAKNISFTIRYWKQNGPQDQGHFDERQMTDIPDDTSFLEMLDILNEQLIEEGSEPFVFDHDCREGICGMCSLYINGTPHGKTETGATTCQLYMRRFNDGDVITVEPWRSAAFPVIKDCMVDRSAFDKIQSAGGYISVRTGAPQDANAILIPKQNADEAMDCATCIGCGACVAACKNGSAMLFVSSKVSQYALLPQGRPEAAKRAKAMVAMMDELGFGNCTNTRACEAVCPKNESIANIARLNREFLKAKMKD; translated from the coding sequence ATGGCAAAGAATATTTCATTTACAATCAGATATTGGAAACAGAACGGTCCGCAGGACCAGGGGCATTTTGACGAGCGTCAGATGACCGATATCCCCGATGATACAAGTTTCCTCGAAATGCTCGATATCCTCAACGAACAACTCATTGAGGAAGGCAGCGAACCTTTCGTATTCGACCACGACTGCCGCGAAGGCATCTGTGGCATGTGTTCACTCTACATCAACGGTACACCCCATGGTAAGACAGAAACCGGTGCTACAACCTGCCAACTTTACATGCGTCGCTTCAACGACGGCGATGTTATCACGGTTGAGCCCTGGCGTTCGGCAGCCTTCCCCGTAATCAAGGACTGCATGGTTGACCGCTCTGCGTTCGACAAGATACAGTCTGCCGGCGGCTACATCAGTGTGCGTACGGGTGCACCGCAAGATGCCAATGCCATTCTCATTCCCAAGCAGAATGCCGATGAGGCAATGGACTGCGCCACATGTATCGGTTGCGGTGCCTGCGTGGCTGCATGTAAGAATGGTTCTGCCATGCTCTTCGTCTCCTCGAAGGTCAGCCAGTACGCACTATTGCCTCAGGGCCGTCCCGAAGCCGCAAAGCGTGCCAAGGCTATGGTAGCTATGATGGACGAACTCGGTTTCGGCAACTGCACAAACACACGTGCCTGCGAGGCTGTTTGCCCCAAGAACGAAAGCATCGCAAACATCGCACGCCTGAACCGCGAATTCCTCAAGGCAAAAATGAAGGATTGA
- a CDS encoding fumarate reductase/succinate dehydrogenase flavoprotein subunit produces MAKLDSKIPEGPISEKWTNYKAHQLLVNPANKRKLDVIVVGTGLAGASAAASLGEMGFHVINLCIQDSPRRAHSIAAQGGINAAKNYQNDGDSTYRLFYDTVKGGDYRAREANVYRLAEVSASIIDQCVAQGVPFAREYGGLLANRSFGGVQVSRTFYAKGQTGQQLLLGAYSALMRQVHEGTVELYTRYEMLDVVMIDGRARGIIARNLVTGELKRFAAHCVILATGGYGNTYFLSTNAMGCNCSAAIAAYKKGAYFANPAFVQIHPTCIPVHGDKQSKLTLMSESLRNDGRIWVPNNMEDVKALREGRIKGSEIPEERRDYYLERRYPAFGNLVPRDVASRAAKERTDAGYGVNNTGLAVFLDFSEAINRLGRDAVEQRYGNLFDMYEEITDVSPYEEPMMIYPAIHYTMGGLWVDYELQTTIPGLFAAGECNFSDHGANRLGASALMQGLADGYYVLPYTIQNYLSDQITVPRFKTDAPEFDEAEKEVQARIDHLLNINGKRSVDSIHKELGRVMWDYVGMARNKAGLEKAIELIDGLRKEFETNLFVPHIEGVNVELDKALRLNDFLTMGKLIAYDALNREESCGGHFREEHQTEEGEAKRDDANCFYVGCWEYQGEGKAPQKYTEPLKYEAIEVKTRNYKS; encoded by the coding sequence ATGGCAAAATTAGATTCCAAAATACCTGAAGGTCCTATTTCTGAGAAATGGACCAATTACAAAGCACACCAGTTGCTGGTAAATCCCGCCAACAAGCGTAAACTTGACGTTATAGTCGTTGGTACCGGCTTGGCAGGTGCCTCTGCAGCCGCCTCTCTCGGCGAGATGGGATTTCATGTGATTAACCTGTGTATTCAGGACTCTCCCCGTCGCGCACACTCCATCGCTGCACAGGGAGGTATCAATGCAGCAAAGAACTATCAGAACGACGGCGACTCCACGTATCGTCTGTTCTACGACACTGTGAAAGGTGGCGACTATCGTGCTCGTGAAGCCAACGTATATCGTTTGGCAGAAGTGAGTGCAAGCATCATTGACCAATGCGTGGCACAAGGTGTGCCCTTTGCGCGCGAATATGGTGGTTTGCTCGCCAACCGTTCTTTCGGTGGTGTGCAGGTGAGCCGCACTTTCTATGCAAAAGGTCAGACCGGACAGCAACTTTTGCTGGGTGCATATTCAGCACTGATGCGTCAGGTGCATGAAGGCACGGTAGAACTCTATACGCGCTACGAGATGCTCGACGTAGTGATGATAGACGGTCGCGCACGCGGTATCATCGCCCGCAACCTCGTTACAGGCGAACTGAAGCGTTTCGCTGCGCACTGCGTCATTCTCGCAACTGGTGGTTACGGCAACACTTACTTCCTCTCCACCAACGCCATGGGTTGCAACTGCTCGGCAGCCATCGCAGCATACAAGAAGGGTGCTTATTTCGCAAATCCTGCCTTCGTGCAGATTCACCCCACGTGTATCCCCGTGCATGGCGACAAGCAGTCGAAACTCACGCTGATGTCGGAATCACTGCGTAACGACGGCCGCATTTGGGTGCCCAATAACATGGAAGACGTTAAAGCACTCCGTGAGGGTCGCATTAAGGGTAGCGAAATACCTGAAGAGCGACGCGACTACTATCTCGAACGCCGCTATCCCGCATTCGGTAACCTCGTGCCGCGCGACGTTGCCAGCCGTGCAGCCAAAGAACGTACCGATGCCGGATATGGTGTTAACAACACCGGACTGGCAGTGTTCCTCGACTTCTCCGAAGCCATCAACCGCCTGGGCCGCGATGCAGTGGAACAGCGCTACGGCAACCTCTTCGACATGTACGAGGAAATCACGGACGTATCGCCTTACGAAGAGCCGATGATGATCTATCCTGCCATCCACTACACCATGGGTGGACTTTGGGTGGACTACGAACTCCAAACCACTATACCAGGTCTGTTTGCCGCTGGCGAGTGCAACTTCAGCGACCACGGCGCCAACCGTCTCGGTGCATCAGCACTCATGCAGGGCTTGGCAGACGGTTACTACGTGTTGCCTTACACCATTCAGAACTATCTGAGCGACCAGATTACCGTGCCTCGCTTCAAGACCGATGCTCCCGAGTTCGATGAAGCAGAGAAGGAAGTACAGGCACGCATCGACCACCTGCTCAACATCAACGGCAAGCGCTCTGTAGATTCCATCCATAAGGAACTGGGCCGCGTGATGTGGGACTATGTAGGCATGGCTCGCAACAAGGCCGGTCTCGAAAAGGCTATCGAGCTCATTGACGGTCTCAGGAAGGAATTCGAAACCAACCTCTTCGTACCTCACATCGAAGGTGTGAATGTGGAACTCGACAAGGCTCTCCGCCTGAACGACTTCCTCACTATGGGTAAACTCATCGCTTACGATGCCCTCAACCGCGAGGAAAGCTGCGGCGGACACTTCCGCGAGGAACACCAGACGGAAGAAGGCGAAGCCAAGCGCGACGATGCAAACTGCTTCTACGTAGGCTGCTGGGAATATCAGGGCGAAGGCAAAGCTCCTCAGAAATACACTGAACCTCTCAAATACGAGGCTATTGAGGTTAAAACACGTAACTATAAGAGTTAA
- a CDS encoding succinate dehydrogenase cytochrome b subunit, protein MWLCNSSIGRKVVMSVTGLALVLFLTFHACMNVVAIFSEDGYNMICEFLGANWYAVAATAGLAALVVIHFVYAIMLTLQNRKARGSNRYAVTDKPAKVEWASQNMFVLGLIVCLGLLLHLFNFWFNMMFAELAGTTPVNGIDPANGYEMIVYTFHGAGVTSYIYVALYVVWLCALWFHLTHGIWSGMQTLGANNKVWFCRLKTIGFWYASIVILLFLVVALYFAFGGTALIG, encoded by the coding sequence ATGTGGTTATGTAATTCATCTATCGGACGAAAGGTGGTTATGTCCGTAACCGGTCTCGCCCTCGTCCTGTTCTTGACGTTCCATGCCTGCATGAATGTTGTGGCTATCTTCTCTGAAGATGGATACAACATGATATGCGAATTCCTTGGAGCCAACTGGTATGCAGTTGCTGCAACGGCTGGTCTTGCGGCATTGGTTGTCATCCACTTTGTCTATGCAATAATGCTTACTTTGCAGAATCGCAAGGCACGTGGCAGCAATCGCTATGCAGTGACAGACAAGCCTGCAAAAGTGGAATGGGCATCGCAGAACATGTTCGTGCTCGGTCTCATCGTTTGTCTCGGACTCTTGCTACACTTGTTCAATTTCTGGTTCAACATGATGTTCGCAGAATTGGCAGGCACAACTCCTGTAAACGGCATTGATCCTGCCAATGGTTATGAGATGATTGTTTACACCTTCCATGGCGCAGGTGTAACGTCGTACATCTATGTAGCCCTCTATGTGGTGTGGCTTTGCGCACTTTGGTTCCACCTCACTCATGGTATCTGGAGCGGTATGCAGACACTCGGTGCAAACAACAAAGTTTGGTTCTGCCGTTTGAAGACTATCGGTTTCTGGTATGCTTCAATCGTGATATTGTTGTTCCTTGTTGTAGCACTTTACTTTGCATTCGGCGGAACGGCACTTATCGGCTAA
- the rpsO gene encoding 30S ribosomal protein S15 translates to MYLDSAKKKEIFGKYGQSNSDTGSAESQIALFSYRISHLTEHVKANRKDHTTERALVMLVGKRRALLNYLKAKDINRYRAIVKALGLRK, encoded by the coding sequence ATGTACTTAGATTCTGCTAAGAAAAAGGAGATCTTTGGAAAGTACGGACAGTCTAATTCGGATACTGGTTCTGCAGAGAGTCAGATAGCCTTGTTTTCTTACCGTATTTCCCATTTGACGGAACACGTGAAGGCCAACCGTAAAGATCATACAACTGAAAGGGCCCTCGTCATGTTGGTAGGTAAGCGCCGTGCGTTGCTCAACTACCTCAAAGCGAAAGACATCAACCGCTACCGTGCCATCGTTAAGGCACTCGGTCTGCGTAAATAA
- a CDS encoding lysophospholipid acyltransferase family protein: MQILKKILYYIALGVSHLPLRVLYVFADIIRPFVSGYRRKIVKKNIDNAFPEKTEAERKKIVRQFYHHLCDVIAETLKMMSISKEEMKRRMVFEGVKEMEDLLDDHPFVFIYLGHYCNWEWFASMPMWSDRCYPGQVYKPLRDKWMDELFLKMRSRFGGNCMDKNKILRIVMQLKSEKKPTIIGFISDQTPKWDSIHDWVDFLHQDTPVFTGTERLARKVDAAIVFGDVERVKRGYYKCTLRKMCTDVKALPEYALTEMYMKEMEKMIRREPQYWLWSHNRWKRQRNSGEEEKA, from the coding sequence ATGCAGATATTAAAGAAAATACTATACTATATTGCCCTCGGTGTGTCGCACCTACCATTAAGGGTGCTATATGTCTTTGCTGACATCATTCGCCCCTTTGTGTCAGGATATAGGAGGAAAATTGTGAAGAAGAACATCGATAACGCCTTCCCTGAGAAGACCGAAGCAGAGCGAAAGAAGATTGTGCGGCAGTTCTACCATCATTTATGCGACGTGATAGCAGAAACGCTGAAAATGATGTCTATAAGTAAGGAGGAAATGAAGCGGCGCATGGTGTTTGAGGGTGTAAAAGAAATGGAAGACCTGCTCGACGACCATCCTTTCGTTTTTATCTATCTGGGGCACTATTGTAATTGGGAGTGGTTTGCTTCAATGCCGATGTGGTCAGACCGCTGTTATCCCGGACAGGTTTACAAGCCGCTTCGGGACAAATGGATGGACGAACTCTTCCTGAAGATGCGCTCCCGTTTTGGCGGCAACTGCATGGATAAGAACAAGATCCTGCGTATTGTGATGCAACTCAAAAGTGAGAAAAAGCCTACCATCATCGGTTTTATTAGCGACCAGACTCCTAAGTGGGACAGCATTCACGACTGGGTGGATTTCCTGCATCAGGACACCCCCGTCTTTACCGGTACGGAGCGCTTGGCGCGCAAGGTAGATGCGGCAATCGTGTTCGGCGATGTAGAGCGCGTGAAACGGGGCTATTACAAGTGCACCTTGCGCAAGATGTGTACCGACGTGAAAGCCCTGCCGGAATATGCCCTTACGGAAATGTATATGAAGGAAATGGAAAAGATGATTCGCCGTGAACCGCAGTATTGGCTCTGGTCGCACAACCGGTGGAAGCGCCAGAGGAATAGCGGTGAAGAAGAAAAAGCGTGA